The sequence CTCAGCCTTCATCTTCTGGTTCTGAGCCTGGCGCAGAGCTAGCTGCGAACTCTCGTACCAGAACGAGTAGTTACCTGAGAACAGGGTTACCTTACCAAAGTCGATATCTACGGTCTGTGTAGAAACGGCATCCAGGAAGTGACGGTCGTGCGATACAACCAGCACGCACTGCTCCAGGTTGCTCAGGTATTCCTCCAGCCACTGAACGGTATCCAGGTCGAGGTCGTTGGTAGGCTCGTCGAGCAACAGGTTGTCGGGGTGTCCGAACAGAGCCTTTGCCAGCATCACACGTACCTTCTCGTTGTTCGAGATCTCGCTCATCTGCTTGTAGTGCTGACTCTCGGCAACGCCCAGGTTCTGCAGCAGCTGTGCAGCCTCGCTTTCGGCCTCCCAGCCATTCATCTCGGCAAAAGCCATCTCAAGGTCGGCGGCACGTACACCGTCTTCCTCGCTCATTTCGGGTTTTGCATACAGAGCCTCACGCTCTTTCATGTTTTCCCAAAGTGGCTGATGTCCCATCAGCACAGTGTTCATCACTGAAAACTCATCATACTTAAAGTGGTCCTGCTCCAGCACGCTCAGGCGCTCGCCTGGCTGCATCTCGATGGTACCCTTGTTGGCCTCGAGCTCGCCGCTGATGGCACGCAGAAGGGTTGACTTACCAGCACCGTTTGCGCCGATAATACCGTAAATGTTACCACTTGTAAACTTCAGGTTCACATCCTTGTAGAGAACCTTCTTTCCAAACTGGATTGCCAGATTTGTAACTGTAATCATCTTCTACTAATCTTCCTATTATATTATTTGGGCGGCAAAGTTATAAAAAAAATCTCGAAATACCAAGAAACAATAAAAAAATCGGTATTATTTGCGTTTTTATTTGGCTCTTTCAAAAATTCATAGTACTTTTGTGCCCAAGTTCGCGCCGCAGACGTCCCTGAGAGGACGGTTAGGTGTGGGCAACGATTTATTGGAACAGCGTCATACAACGCCTTGTTTTTGGTGACTCGAACGTAGGAAATTCGAATACCCATAATCAGAAACATCGCAGAGTTGATGCTACGGGTGTGGTATAACTATCCCCGTTAGTGTGCAGAGGTCTTATCAGCCTCGAGCACACTTTACGAGTGCATTATATACCTCGGCGTGAGCGTCATTCTGTCTGTCTATTATGGAGGTTTCCTACGACCTGAGTTACAGATGGGCAGAAAGAGTTCACGCTTTTTTTGTGTTTTGCTGATTCCTGATGCTTCTGGTTTTGTGCCAGATTTTATGAGTATGAAAAAAGACTCGTCAGTAATTGAAAACCGTGTCGAGACCCTAATTGCAAAAGAGGGGTCTTGCGGCGGAGCCATAAAGAAAAATACGGGTGTAATTCGTCGCCTTCGCAGCACTAAAGATGGTCGAGTTCGCCTCACGGTTACGGCAGCCAACGCTGAAAAACCTTTCGATCCTACCGCTTGGTATGTGGCTGAGGTGAAACGTTACTCAGAGCTGAAGTGCCGTGATATGCTCAATGCGCCAGGCAAGTTCGCCTTTCCAGTCGAGGCTTATGCTGCCACACAGGCCTTGTTGCTTCGAAGAATAGCTGCTACCGAAGAACTTAAAGCTGTAAAAGAAAAGTTGATTATACACGGCAAGGTTTTTATTCGTGTTGCCGACAAATCCCATCGTGTCGATTTGTTAAAGGGCTGTCCTTATCTCAAGTGTTTTGTTAAAGATGCCTCACTTAATCGTACGGTTAACGATTTTACCGATTTTGCCCGTGTACCCGATTTGCAGATTCAGCAGCTTCGTCAGCTATTATCATTGGCCGATGGACCTGTAGAGTATTGTGACGTGGTGCCTCAGCTACACGATAAGGTGAAAATTATCGGCGGACAACTGTCTAAGGGTAAGCTATTCAAGGATGTAAAAGGCGAGGTGACCATGACCTCAGGTCGTAAATACGCCACCGTCATTCTCGATGGCATCGGCTGTTTCAAGCTCCGCCTCCCCGCCAGCCATCTCGCCAAATATAAATAGTCATTTTTCTAAGTATGACTTACGACTACATAAAGCCTTTTCCCAAGTGTCATGCTGGCGATGCAATTACTGTCAGTTATAATGCCCCTTGCGACATTGCTCTTATTACCGAGCGCGACTATCAGTTGACTGTGAATCGTGATGACGACAGTTTCTTGTTGCGAGTCAGTGCTGATGAGATAGACGAGTGCCATGCGTCGCTTGTGGTTCCCTTCGATGGCGATTGGCGTATGGTGGTTTTCTTGTATGATGAGATGGGTGAGTGTCGCTTTGAGATAACCTATAAGTATCAGCCAGTAGATATTCTGCAGTACAATGCCACTCATACCGACAGTAAGATTGTTTGTAAACAAGTTGGCACCCCAGCTCCTTGCAGTCTTCAGGAGTGGAAACGTCAGACGGGTAATACCTTTAGTGGTAATTTGTCCTGTTGCTGTAGTTGCTTTCGAATGGTTCCACTAACAGAATTCGAGTGTGTCAAGGTTTCTGTTACCTCAGAAATGGGGGCTACAGCCTATTGTGCAACTCCCATCTGCCATCACTGCGCCACCAGTTCGGATTCCATCCATTTTCAGGTTCCAACTTCCAGCCTTTCTCCATGCAAATAAATAACCCCTAAAATACCGTCAATTAATTCAAAACCCTTAATGAATTAATTCATTTCCCCTTTTGAATTAATTCACCGCATTTCGAGGCCTAAAGATTTACGATGAAAAATCAAATTGATTTTGAGGCAAAACTAACTTGGTTATGATTGCTAATCAACTTGTTTTTCGATGAAAACCAATAAGGAAAATATCCCTATCCCTTACACCCCTCTTACTATAGCCCCACCTCTCTTTAGAGAGAGGGTGGGGACTATATAGAGAGGGGGTTAAGAAGGGATGAGGATATTGCTTCTGAAAGCCCGATGCTGAGAAAGATTCGCAGGTATGAAGTGATGTTGTCTTGTTGAATTTTGAATTTGTCATATCTTTTGGTTTCTAATTTTGTAATTTCGTTACTGTTTATATCAACCTCGCAAAGGTACAAATAAGTAATGAGCCAACAAAATATCTGTCCCCACGGGGACAGATTAAATATTATTTAACGAATACGTCAATAAAAAATAATTATACAATATGGCAAATCACATAGTGATAATGGCGGGCGGCGTTGGTAGTCGCTTTTGGCCTTTGAGTACACCAGAGCTGCCCAAGCAGTTTATTGATATACTTGGTTGTGGTCGCACCCTTATTCAATTAACGGTTGACCGATTCCAAGGCATCTGCCCTATGCAGAACTTCTGGGTGGTAACAAATGCCAAATACGTTGATATCGTTAAACAGCAACTGCCCGATATTCCTGCTGATCATATTTTGGCAGAGCCGGCAGCTCGTAATACCGCCCCTTGCATTGCGTGGGCTTGTTGGAGCATTAAACAGGTAGATCCTACTGCTAATGTGGTTGTAACCCCAGCCGATGCAGTGGTAATGAATCCTGAAGAGTTCCGACGTGTAATAACAAATGCTTTGACATTCACAGCCAAGAAGAATGCCATCGTAACTATCGGCATCAAGCCCTCACGTCCCGAAACAGGCTATGGCTATGTTGAAACTTCTGCGGCCGTTGACAACGAAATCTGTGTTGTGAATGCTTTTAAAGAAAAGCCAGACCATGATACAGCCGAGAAATATTTGCAGGCAGGCAATTATCTTTGGAATGCAGGAATTTTTGTATGGAATATCGAAACCATTACCAATTGTATTACCAAATATAAGCCTAACATTGCTGCCGACATGGAAGAAATTGCAACTACAGGCGATGTAGCAAACATATTTCCACAGTGCGAAAAGATCTCTATCGACTTTGCAGTAATGGAACCTGCTGCTGCCGATGGCTTGGTTTATACCCATCCTGCAGATTTCGGCTGGAGCGATTTGGGTAACTGGGCATCATTACACGACAAGTTACAGAAGGATGAGAATAACAACGCAGCCGTTGGCAATGTAAAACTCTACGAATGTAATAACTGTGTAGTACATGCCGAAGATGCCAAGAAAGTGGTGCTCCAAGGACTTGATGGCTATATCTTCAGCGAGAAGAATGGACAGATACTCCTTTGCAAACGTAGTGAGGAACAAAGAATCAGAGAGTTTTCTGCAGAATAAAATCGAATCCGGTAAAATATATAAGTTATGTCAAATGAGTGGAGCAAATAATTAATAAAATAAGTAGCAGAATGAAAGTAGTATTATTAGCTGGTGGCTTTGGCTCGCGTATTAGCGAGGAATCGGTATTTAAGCCCAAACCAATGATAGAGATTGGTGGTATGCCTATCTTATGGCATATCATGAAAGAGTATGCTTGGTATGGGCATAATGAGTTTATCATATGTGCTGGATATAAACAGGAATATATAAAGGAGTGGTTCGCTAACTATTTCTTGCATAACTCTGATGTGAGTTTTGACTTTCGAGAGGGTAAAAATGAGATGACCGTGCATCACAGTCATCTTGAGCCTTGGAAAGTGACTGTTGTTGATACAGGTTACAACACTATGACAGGTGGTCGTATCAAACGTGTGCAGGAATACGTTGGTAATGAAACCTTTATGATGACTTACGGTGATGGCGTTTGTGATGTGGATATCAATAAGCTCGTAGAGTTCCACAAGAGCCATCGCAAAAAAGCGACACTCACTGCCGTTAAAATGAAGCAGGACAAGGGAGTACTTGATATTACCAAGGACATGAACGTGCGTGCTTTCCGTGAGAAGAATTCTATGGATGGCGCACCTATCAACGCTGGTTATATGGTGTTGGAACCTTCTGTGTTTGATTACATTGACGGCGATTCACAGCCATTTGAGCGTGAACCGCTGGAGCGTCTTGCCAAGGAAGGCGAGTTGATGTCCTATATCCACGAAGGGTTCTGGCAGTGTATGGATAATATTCGGGAGAAGAACCTGCTTGAAGGCCTGCTTGCAAATGGTACAGCACCTTGGAAAAAGTGGGAAAGAGAAGTTCCTATTGATAAAGTAAATAAGTAAAAACGACATGGCAACATTACTGGAAGATTTCTATCGTGGAAAGCGAGTCTTTGTAACTGGCCACACGGGATTCAAGGGAAGTTGGTTGTGCAAGATGCTGGCAAATGCTGGTGCTATTGTAACTGGCTATTCCCTAGCGCCAAATACAAAACCTTCATTGTTTGAGATTGCAGAACTGGAGAAGGACATCCATTCTGTGATAGGTGATATCCGTGATTATGCGGTTCTGAAGAAGGCCTTTGATAAAGCACAGCCTGAGATAGTGCTGCATTTGGCTGCACAACCAATTGTACGTGAAAGCTACAAAGATCCTGCATACACCTACGAGACCAACGTGATGGGTACGGTAAACATCTTAGAGTGTGTTCGCAACAGCAATTGCGTAAAATCCTTCCTGAATGTTACTACTGATAAGGTATATCTGAACAAAGAATGGGAATGGGGTTATCGTGAGAATGAGGAACTGGATGGCTATGACCCATATAGCAATTCTAAGTCTTGTTCAGAATTGGTAACTCATAGCTACAAGCGAAGCTTCTTTACGGATAAGGATGGTAAAGCTATTATCCCCATCTCAACAGCCCGTGCTGGTAATGTGATTGGTGGCGGTGATTTCGCTAACGACCGTATCATACCTGACAGTGTGCGTGCTGCTCAGAAGGGTGAAGATATTTTGGTTCGTAATCCTTATTCTACACGTCCTTATCAGCATGTACTGGAACCATTGTATGCTTACCTGATGATTGCTGCCAAACAGTATGAAGACTGCAAGTATGCAGACTATTATAATGTGGGCCCTGATGATGTGGATTGCTTCCAGACAGGTGCTTTGGTTGAACTCTTTGTGTCTAAATGGGGTGAAGGCTTAAAGTGGACCAATAAGTATGATGGTGGCCCTCATGAGGCCAATTTCTTGAAACTTGATTGTTCCAAACTGAAATCCACCTTTGGTTGGACTCCTCGTTGGAACCTTGGTGAAGCAATGGATAAGATTGTGGAGTGGAGTAAATGTTGGCTGGCAGGTAGCGATGTTCGCGCCTGCATGGATAAGCAGATTGATGAATTCTTAAGTGGAATGAAATGATGAAGAACGTAATAGTAACTGGTGCCAATGGCTTTATTGGTAGCACGCTGGTCAACAACCTCCTGAAGAATGGAGTGAAGGTGGTAGCTATTGATATCTCATTTGCGGCACCCAGAATCCCTGATTGCGATAAGGTTGTGAAACTGGAAGTAGGTTTGGATGAAATAGAAAAACTGAAGAGTCTGATTCCTACTGGTGAGTATGATGCTATGTACCATCTTGCCTGGGCTGGTGTAAATGGCCCCAGTAAGGCAGACCCTACAGTACAGTTGAACAATATACAGTTGGGTATCAATTGTGCTCAACTATGTAAAGCCATTGGCGTTAAGAAATTGCTTTGTGCCGGTACTGTAGCTGAACAGGCTGTTCATAGCCTCCCCAATCTTTCTCAGACTAGTGGTGGTATGATGTATGGTGTTGCCAAGCATTGTGCACACCTGATGCTTGAAGACTATTGCAAGAATATTGGCTTGCAGTTTGTCTGGATGCAATTCTCTAATATCTATGGAGTTGGGAACAAGACCGGCAACTTAGTAAGCTATACCTTAGGAGAACTCCTAAAAGGTAACGAAGCCACTTTTGGCCCAGCAGCACAGCCATATGACTTCATCTATGTGGATGATTTACTAGAGGCTGTCTATCGCTTAGGAGCTTCCGAAACCAAACAGGCCTGCTATTATATTGGTTCTGGTTCTCCACGCATTCTGAAAGAGTATCTCTTGAAGATTGGTGAACTGGCAGTTATGCAGGACAAGGTTGGTATTGGTATCCGTCCTGATGATGGCATCAAGTATGATTTCACTATGTTTGACATCACGCCATTGAAGGAGGCTATAGGTGACTATGTGAGCACTCCATTTGAGGAAGGCATAAAGAAAACGATTAACTGGTTAAAAGAGCAATAATGATAACAAAATTCAATTTTGAAGAGTTAGACCTCAAAGGAGCATATAAGATTCAGCCGTTCTATGCAACGGATGAACGTGGTGGTTTTGTAAAGGACTATAATATTGATATGTTCAAAGCTAATGGCATTGAGCATGAGTTGAAAGAGGTGTTCTATACCATCTCTAAACGTGGAGTCATTCGTGCCATGCACTTCCAGTTGGTAAAGCAACAGGCAAAATTGGTGCGATGCGTCAGTGGTCATGTATACGATGTGATTGCAGACTTGCGCCCAGATTCGCCAACCTTTGGACAGTGGAGAGGTTTTCATTTGACTGGTGATAACCAGGTAGAACTGTACATACCTCAGTACTTTGGGCACGGTTATTTGGTAATTGAAGATTCTGTGGTTTCATATAAATGTGGTGAGGTATTCTATGGCGAAGGTGATAGTGGAATTATGTATAATGACCCTGACCTTGCCATTGAGTGGCCCATGGATTTAATTGGTGGTGAAGAGAAGCTGATTATTTCTGAAAAAGATAAAAATCTGATGAGCTTTAAAGATTACAATAATATAGTTAAATAGATTATTATGGTTAAACATCC is a genomic window of Xylanibacter ruminicola 23 containing:
- a CDS encoding mannose-1-phosphate guanylyltransferase, with amino-acid sequence MANHIVIMAGGVGSRFWPLSTPELPKQFIDILGCGRTLIQLTVDRFQGICPMQNFWVVTNAKYVDIVKQQLPDIPADHILAEPAARNTAPCIAWACWSIKQVDPTANVVVTPADAVVMNPEEFRRVITNALTFTAKKNAIVTIGIKPSRPETGYGYVETSAAVDNEICVVNAFKEKPDHDTAEKYLQAGNYLWNAGIFVWNIETITNCITKYKPNIAADMEEIATTGDVANIFPQCEKISIDFAVMEPAAADGLVYTHPADFGWSDLGNWASLHDKLQKDENNNAAVGNVKLYECNNCVVHAEDAKKVVLQGLDGYIFSEKNGQILLCKRSEEQRIREFSAE
- the rfbF gene encoding glucose-1-phosphate cytidylyltransferase, yielding MKVVLLAGGFGSRISEESVFKPKPMIEIGGMPILWHIMKEYAWYGHNEFIICAGYKQEYIKEWFANYFLHNSDVSFDFREGKNEMTVHHSHLEPWKVTVVDTGYNTMTGGRIKRVQEYVGNETFMMTYGDGVCDVDINKLVEFHKSHRKKATLTAVKMKQDKGVLDITKDMNVRAFREKNSMDGAPINAGYMVLEPSVFDYIDGDSQPFEREPLERLAKEGELMSYIHEGFWQCMDNIREKNLLEGLLANGTAPWKKWEREVPIDKVNK
- the rfbG gene encoding CDP-glucose 4,6-dehydratase yields the protein MATLLEDFYRGKRVFVTGHTGFKGSWLCKMLANAGAIVTGYSLAPNTKPSLFEIAELEKDIHSVIGDIRDYAVLKKAFDKAQPEIVLHLAAQPIVRESYKDPAYTYETNVMGTVNILECVRNSNCVKSFLNVTTDKVYLNKEWEWGYRENEELDGYDPYSNSKSCSELVTHSYKRSFFTDKDGKAIIPISTARAGNVIGGGDFANDRIIPDSVRAAQKGEDILVRNPYSTRPYQHVLEPLYAYLMIAAKQYEDCKYADYYNVGPDDVDCFQTGALVELFVSKWGEGLKWTNKYDGGPHEANFLKLDCSKLKSTFGWTPRWNLGEAMDKIVEWSKCWLAGSDVRACMDKQIDEFLSGMK
- a CDS encoding NAD-dependent epimerase/dehydratase family protein, whose protein sequence is MKNVIVTGANGFIGSTLVNNLLKNGVKVVAIDISFAAPRIPDCDKVVKLEVGLDEIEKLKSLIPTGEYDAMYHLAWAGVNGPSKADPTVQLNNIQLGINCAQLCKAIGVKKLLCAGTVAEQAVHSLPNLSQTSGGMMYGVAKHCAHLMLEDYCKNIGLQFVWMQFSNIYGVGNKTGNLVSYTLGELLKGNEATFGPAAQPYDFIYVDDLLEAVYRLGASETKQACYYIGSGSPRILKEYLLKIGELAVMQDKVGIGIRPDDGIKYDFTMFDITPLKEAIGDYVSTPFEEGIKKTINWLKEQ
- the rfbC gene encoding dTDP-4-dehydrorhamnose 3,5-epimerase, giving the protein MITKFNFEELDLKGAYKIQPFYATDERGGFVKDYNIDMFKANGIEHELKEVFYTISKRGVIRAMHFQLVKQQAKLVRCVSGHVYDVIADLRPDSPTFGQWRGFHLTGDNQVELYIPQYFGHGYLVIEDSVVSYKCGEVFYGEGDSGIMYNDPDLAIEWPMDLIGGEEKLIISEKDKNLMSFKDYNNIVK